One genomic segment of Pirellulales bacterium includes these proteins:
- a CDS encoding PEGA domain-containing protein, translating to MSIATHTNCLRRLGFALALLALAESLSGCVERRMTVRSNPPGAEVYVDDYQIGSAPASANYTYYGTRKIRLVKDGYETLTVYQPMPAPWYDWPGIDFFSENFWPGKIRDERAFDYQMSPLIMVPTEELKSRADQLRTASIMQTAAETPVVTAPPATVAPAIGPPAMAAPAIETPQITSQAAGGAPALNANPQALPPINGAPTLIPPGNYPPPGGYPAPNAYPAPSALPPPPAAPPTSGPLFNQPVVPPGWRPIGEATTPLQR from the coding sequence ATGTCGATTGCTACCCATACAAATTGCCTCCGCCGCTTAGGTTTTGCACTGGCCCTGTTGGCGCTGGCGGAAAGCCTGTCCGGGTGCGTGGAGCGGCGGATGACCGTACGGAGCAATCCGCCCGGTGCGGAGGTTTATGTCGACGATTATCAAATCGGCTCCGCGCCCGCCTCCGCCAATTACACTTATTATGGCACCCGAAAAATTCGCTTAGTGAAGGACGGCTACGAAACCTTGACGGTTTATCAGCCGATGCCTGCTCCCTGGTACGATTGGCCGGGCATTGATTTTTTCAGCGAGAACTTTTGGCCGGGAAAAATTCGTGACGAACGTGCTTTCGATTACCAAATGAGCCCGTTAATAATGGTGCCCACCGAAGAGCTGAAAAGTCGGGCCGATCAGTTGCGCACCGCCAGTATCATGCAGACGGCGGCCGAAACGCCCGTGGTTACAGCGCCCCCGGCGACAGTCGCTCCCGCGATAGGGCCGCCAGCAATGGCGGCTCCGGCAATCGAGACGCCGCAAATCACTTCTCAGGCTGCGGGGGGTGCGCCGGCGTTGAATGCCAATCCGCAGGCGTTGCCGCCGATCAACGGGGCGCCAACGTTAATCCCGCCGGGCAATTATCCGCCGCCGGGCGGGTACCCTGCGCCCAATGCGTATCCTGCACCCAGTGCGCTGCCGCCCCCTCCCGCTGCCCCACCCACCAGTGGACCGCTGTTCAATCAGCCGGTCGTTCCGCCCGGTTGGCGGCCGATTGGCGAGGCAACAACGCCCCTGCAACGGTAA
- a CDS encoding DNA methyltransferase translates to MRQSLLFCELEADQPKTERSSTTFADNLRLPVHRWIRFSAGFSGAWAQHLIQTTRKNLDVRVLDPFAGSGTTLIAAENARVSAYGVEAHPFVFRLASAKLLHRSKADEFAKLAKAIRNSAQHRKPSIEGYPQLIRKCFTDAALGELDCLRAALEAMDDGSHASRLAWLTLVGILRACSHVGTAQWQYVLPKKRKKFPASPYAAFDALSRVMLSDMAKSSVIDGPQANLIQGDARDCGGVPDQFATLVITSPPYPNNYDYADATRLEMCFLREINGWGDLQASVRRFLMRSCTQQVPESAVDLHETIAEPLLTPIRPQISEVCDRLAKIRLSKGGRKTYHLMIATYFHDMARTWNALRRVCDSPSQVCFVIGDSAPYGVYVPVIDWIGMLAIRAGFKSFHFEKTRDRNTKWKNRKHRVPLCEGRLWVEG, encoded by the coding sequence ATGCGTCAGTCTCTTTTATTTTGTGAACTTGAAGCTGATCAACCCAAAACAGAGCGCTCGTCGACAACATTTGCCGATAACCTGCGGCTGCCAGTGCACCGTTGGATTCGATTTAGTGCTGGTTTCTCCGGAGCTTGGGCGCAACACCTGATTCAAACCACTCGCAAGAATCTCGATGTCCGCGTGTTAGATCCATTCGCCGGATCAGGTACGACGCTCATCGCGGCGGAAAACGCTCGTGTCTCTGCATACGGTGTCGAAGCCCACCCGTTTGTATTCCGACTCGCAAGCGCAAAGCTATTGCATCGATCGAAAGCAGACGAATTCGCTAAATTGGCAAAAGCGATCCGCAATAGTGCTCAACATAGAAAGCCTTCAATCGAGGGCTATCCACAACTCATCCGAAAGTGCTTTACTGATGCAGCGTTGGGCGAGCTCGACTGCTTGCGGGCCGCACTAGAAGCGATGGACGACGGCTCACATGCTTCCCGCCTCGCATGGCTCACATTAGTAGGAATTCTTCGCGCCTGTTCGCACGTGGGAACGGCACAATGGCAATACGTTTTACCCAAGAAAAGAAAAAAATTCCCTGCAAGTCCGTATGCGGCGTTCGATGCTCTCAGTCGAGTCATGCTTTCTGACATGGCTAAGTCATCGGTAATCGACGGCCCACAAGCGAACCTCATCCAAGGTGATGCACGAGATTGTGGAGGCGTGCCCGACCAATTTGCTACGTTGGTAATTACATCGCCTCCGTATCCCAACAATTACGACTATGCTGACGCCACACGTTTGGAAATGTGCTTTCTGCGAGAAATCAATGGATGGGGTGACCTACAAGCGAGCGTACGCCGCTTCCTGATGCGCTCTTGTACCCAGCAGGTGCCCGAAAGCGCTGTCGATCTGCATGAGACAATTGCCGAACCTCTCCTCACACCGATCCGACCTCAAATCTCCGAAGTGTGTGACCGTTTGGCCAAAATCAGGTTGTCGAAAGGCGGAAGGAAAACATACCACCTTATGATCGCGACATATTTTCATGACATGGCAAGAACTTGGAATGCGTTGCGTCGCGTCTGCGACAGCCCAAGTCAAGTATGCTTTGTGATAGGCGACTCAGCTCCCTACGGCGTTTATGTGCCAGTTATTGATTGGATTGGTATGCTCGCAATTCGCGCAGGCTTCAAGTCATTCCATTTTGAAAAGACTCGGGATCGAAATACCAAATGGAAAAACCGGAAACACCGAGTGCCGCTTTGTGAAGGGCGGTTGTGGGTCGAAGGTTAA
- a CDS encoding ABC transporter permease, which translates to MDWIADLGEVIIRWITTIGDVALFTWRTFRWMFTRMPRKDTLLPNFYQIGVLSLPVVAITGTFIGMVLSVQSYDQFRQMHLESRLGAVINESLVRELGPVLAATMLAGRVGSAIAAELGTMRVTEQIDALTCMGANPIYYLVVPRFLGCLLLIPALTVMADFMGVVGGAFYSISILQIDSHFYWENSQRYVGNWDLYVGIFKSLFFGAAIAQISCHRGFHCDPGAEGVGRAATNAFVYSFVIILILDLFLNIGLNALSQAIWPSQAKLF; encoded by the coding sequence ATGGATTGGATTGCCGATTTGGGCGAGGTCATCATCCGCTGGATTACGACGATCGGAGACGTCGCGCTTTTTACCTGGCGTACATTTCGCTGGATGTTCACGCGGATGCCGCGCAAAGACACGCTATTGCCCAACTTCTACCAGATTGGCGTGCTGAGCCTGCCCGTGGTGGCTATCACGGGCACGTTCATTGGGATGGTGCTGTCGGTGCAAAGTTACGATCAATTTCGGCAAATGCACTTAGAGAGCCGGTTGGGGGCAGTCATTAACGAATCGCTGGTCCGCGAGTTGGGCCCCGTGTTGGCGGCCACGATGCTGGCCGGCCGCGTGGGCAGCGCCATTGCCGCTGAGTTGGGCACCATGCGCGTGACCGAGCAAATCGACGCGCTGACCTGCATGGGCGCCAACCCGATTTACTATTTAGTCGTCCCACGGTTTTTGGGCTGCTTGCTGTTGATTCCGGCGCTAACCGTCATGGCCGATTTCATGGGCGTCGTGGGGGGTGCTTTTTACAGCATCAGTATTTTGCAAATTGATTCCCATTTCTACTGGGAGAATTCGCAGCGCTATGTCGGCAACTGGGATTTATACGTTGGTATTTTTAAGAGCCTGTTTTTCGGCGCGGCGATTGCACAAATCAGCTGCCACCGCGGTTTCCATTGCGACCCCGGCGCCGAAGGGGTGGGCCGTGCCGCTACGAATGCCTTTGTGTACTCGTTCGTGATTATTTTGATTCTCGATTTGTTCCTGAACATTGGACTGAACGCACTTTCTCAGGCAATTTGGCCCAGCCAAGCCAAGCTGTTTTGA
- a CDS encoding MlaD family protein translates to MDERVVQFRVGVTVLAALIITGILMLLFGEAPALLRGTYVVYIKFHSAPGVSQDTPVQKSGIRIGKVTKVQFAPDNDVLITASIDGGIDLYRDEAVEIKQSLLGDARLEFVPGPQRVVQRTRIQPGDLLAGAVSTDPLQAFANIEGNLNRAAESLTDAGTEVGKLAKNLNDVLGTNREQFSKIIKDTDDTMQMFQKSLKDIDDVAGDEKLKHDLKQSIAEMPKLLGETRDTINGMQKTIALANDNLQNIQTVTKAMDEQGEGMISNIAQSVERLDDLLGQMNKFSRALNSKEGSLGQLVNNPELYNNLSQAATNVNRLTRELEPIICNVNIITDKVARHPGVIVTDAISPGPGLK, encoded by the coding sequence ATGGACGAACGTGTCGTACAATTCCGCGTTGGTGTCACGGTGCTGGCGGCACTGATTATCACCGGCATTCTGATGCTGCTGTTTGGCGAAGCGCCGGCATTGCTGCGCGGAACGTACGTGGTGTACATCAAATTCCATTCCGCGCCCGGTGTCTCGCAAGACACGCCCGTGCAAAAAAGCGGCATTCGCATCGGCAAGGTGACCAAAGTGCAGTTCGCGCCCGACAATGACGTTTTGATCACGGCCAGCATTGATGGCGGCATCGATTTATATCGGGACGAAGCCGTGGAAATTAAACAAAGCCTGCTCGGTGATGCCAGACTGGAATTTGTGCCCGGTCCCCAAAGAGTGGTCCAGCGGACACGGATTCAACCCGGCGATCTGCTCGCCGGCGCCGTATCGACCGATCCGCTGCAAGCCTTCGCCAATATCGAAGGCAATTTGAACCGCGCCGCGGAATCGCTTACCGATGCCGGCACCGAAGTCGGCAAGCTGGCAAAGAATCTGAACGACGTGTTGGGTACGAATCGAGAGCAGTTCTCCAAAATCATCAAAGACACCGACGATACCATGCAAATGTTCCAAAAATCGCTCAAGGACATTGACGATGTGGCCGGTGACGAGAAACTGAAGCACGACCTCAAGCAATCCATTGCCGAAATGCCCAAACTCCTGGGCGAAACGCGCGACACCATCAATGGCATGCAAAAAACCATCGCCTTGGCGAACGACAACCTGCAAAACATTCAAACCGTGACCAAGGCCATGGACGAACAAGGCGAGGGGATGATCAGCAACATTGCCCAAAGCGTGGAACGCTTGGACGATTTGCTGGGACAAATGAACAAGTTCAGCCGGGCGCTGAACAGCAAAGAAGGCTCGCTGGGACAACTGGTGAACAATCCGGAGCTGTACAATAATCTCAGCCAGGCGGCGACGAACGTCAATCGTTTGACCCGCGAACTGGAACCGATCATTTGCAACGTGAACATCATCACGGACAAAGTGGCGCGTCATCCCGGTGTGATCGTGACCGACGCCATCAGCCCTGGGCCAGGATTAAAGTAA
- a CDS encoding thiamine phosphate synthase, which translates to MPNTAPTNPHPPNPGTQSGILRIVDAESNRTAEGLRVVEDYVRFVLNDQHLTRLVKQLRHDLAAALQRIPTANRLSARESQADVGAELSAAVQSNRTQLADVVAASFKRIQQGLRSLEEYVKLLHPAAAAELESLRFRSYTLERAVGITANSCSRLAETRLYVLIDGGPNETAFAALAQSLTAAGVHALQLRDKQLTDRELLARARSLRDLTRTTPTLFIMNDRADLAVLAGADGVHVGQDELSVKDARAIVGPQALIGVSTHSLEQARQAVLDGASYIGVGPTFPSTTKSFSAFTGINLLHSVAAEISLPAFAIGGITLENIPQVISSGLHRVAVSASITAAPDPTAATRAMLSYLAPGESPGAKLSPSPTGRGPG; encoded by the coding sequence ATGCCCAACACCGCCCCAACCAATCCGCATCCGCCCAACCCCGGCACCCAATCCGGCATCCTCCGCATTGTCGATGCCGAATCCAACCGCACCGCCGAAGGCCTGCGCGTCGTGGAAGATTACGTCCGCTTTGTCCTCAACGATCAACATCTCACCCGCCTGGTCAAACAGTTGCGGCATGATCTAGCAGCCGCCCTGCAGCGCATCCCCACCGCAAACCGCCTGTCCGCCCGAGAGTCGCAAGCCGATGTGGGAGCCGAACTCTCGGCGGCGGTGCAATCCAACCGCACCCAACTGGCCGACGTCGTCGCGGCCAGCTTCAAACGCATCCAGCAGGGCCTGCGCAGCCTGGAAGAATACGTCAAGCTGCTGCACCCCGCCGCGGCCGCGGAACTGGAGTCGCTGCGGTTCCGCTCCTACACGCTGGAACGCGCCGTAGGCATCACCGCAAATTCTTGCTCCCGGTTGGCAGAAACGCGGCTGTACGTGCTGATCGATGGCGGCCCCAACGAAACCGCTTTCGCCGCGTTGGCCCAATCGCTAACCGCCGCAGGCGTCCATGCCCTGCAACTGCGTGACAAGCAACTAACCGACCGCGAACTACTCGCCCGCGCCCGCAGCCTGCGCGACCTCACCCGCACCACGCCCACGCTGTTCATCATGAACGATCGGGCCGATCTGGCCGTGCTGGCCGGCGCCGACGGCGTTCACGTGGGCCAGGACGAACTCAGCGTGAAAGACGCCCGGGCGATCGTCGGCCCGCAGGCTTTGATTGGCGTTTCGACCCACAGCCTGGAGCAAGCCCGCCAGGCCGTGCTCGACGGCGCCAGTTACATCGGCGTCGGCCCCACGTTCCCCTCAACCACCAAATCGTTCTCTGCCTTCACGGGCATCAACCTACTCCACTCCGTCGCCGCAGAAATTTCTCTGCCCGCCTTCGCCATCGGCGGCATCACTCTGGAAAACATTCCCCAAGTGATTTCCTCCGGCCTCCACCGCGTAGCCGTCTCTGCCTCCATCACCGCCGCCCCCGATCCCACCGCCGCCACCCGCGCCATGTTATCGTACTTAGCCCCCGGCGAGTCGCCGGGGGCTAAATTATCTCCCTCTCCCACCGGGAGAGGGCCGGGGTGA
- a CDS encoding tetratricopeptide repeat protein: MSTFVWTEWVDPWQRLGVWVLLLMIWGASVILSFRQLLGFNSDQTAKTAEDLFRHAQREYLSGNWIKAEQLLMQLIGINGKDVDAQLMLASLLRRTGQLAEASERLRRITTLDGAEKWRSEIQRERQLLDDQFNQLQTSPITHQTAIKVNPVKGQPSTTKAA, translated from the coding sequence GTGTCCACGTTCGTTTGGACTGAATGGGTCGATCCTTGGCAACGGCTGGGGGTATGGGTTTTGCTGTTAATGATTTGGGGGGCGTCCGTTATCCTGTCGTTTCGGCAGTTGTTGGGTTTTAATTCCGACCAAACCGCCAAAACCGCAGAGGACTTGTTTCGCCACGCCCAACGCGAATACTTAAGTGGGAACTGGATTAAGGCGGAACAACTGCTCATGCAGTTAATCGGCATCAACGGAAAGGACGTGGATGCACAACTGATGTTGGCCAGCCTGCTGCGCCGCACAGGTCAACTGGCCGAGGCATCAGAACGGCTGCGTAGAATAACGACATTAGACGGCGCCGAAAAATGGCGCAGCGAAATCCAACGCGAACGGCAACTTTTGGACGACCAATTCAATCAACTTCAAACTTCGCCCATCACCCATCAAACAGCAATCAAGGTTAATCCGGTCAAAGGGCAGCCGTCGACCACCAAAGCCGCTTAA
- a CDS encoding TlpA disulfide reductase family protein, producing the protein MPDEMQSEPNSPPPARSAWGTWGVVAVGAVLVVLWLSYLRPHIQFQQAINQPGVSQPLPALELQPLTGATEGVSLEALRGKVTLINYWGPWCGYCVEEFPHLVELWDKNRGNPEFAFISVSSGGHAQENVLELKDETEKFLKSREATFPTYVDPDGANRQVLASVADMRGFVYPTTVLLDRRGVIRALWFGYEPGYSEQMEQLVSQLLTEGSNAKP; encoded by the coding sequence ATGCCTGACGAAATGCAATCGGAACCAAACTCGCCGCCGCCGGCTCGTTCCGCATGGGGAACCTGGGGCGTGGTGGCCGTGGGCGCGGTGTTGGTGGTGCTTTGGCTGAGTTATCTCAGGCCGCACATTCAATTTCAGCAGGCGATCAATCAGCCGGGCGTGAGTCAGCCGCTGCCGGCGCTGGAGCTGCAGCCGCTGACCGGCGCGACCGAAGGCGTATCGCTGGAAGCGCTGCGGGGCAAAGTCACGCTGATCAACTATTGGGGACCTTGGTGCGGCTATTGCGTGGAGGAATTTCCGCACCTCGTGGAACTGTGGGACAAAAATCGGGGCAATCCGGAGTTCGCTTTCATCTCGGTTTCCAGCGGTGGCCACGCGCAGGAAAACGTATTGGAACTGAAGGATGAAACGGAAAAGTTCCTTAAATCTCGCGAGGCGACGTTTCCGACGTACGTTGACCCCGACGGAGCCAACCGCCAGGTTTTGGCGAGCGTGGCCGACATGAGGGGCTTCGTTTACCCGACGACGGTCCTGCTGGACCGGCGGGGAGTGATCCGCGCCCTGTGGTTCGGCTACGAGCCCGGCTACTCCGAGCAAATGGAGCAACTGGTTTCGCAACTGCTGACCGAGGGGAGCAACGCTAAACCATGA
- a CDS encoding ATP-binding cassette domain-containing protein translates to MLRNLNIAVPRGQTLVVIGESGCGKTVLLKMLIGLGQPSKGSVLLEDRNLAQLNDQEIARQRTRYGFLFQGAALFDSLTVTQNVAFPLKEHTDKTSEQIQHIVMEKVAEVGLPAEALDKHPAELSGGMRKRVGLARALALNPEIMLYDEPTTGLDPIMSDVINELILNTRKLHSVTSIVVTHDMNTVRKVADRVVMMFPLANLKPEEPQLIFDGPPDALERSSDKRVSQFVRGEAGSRLREMQKNSH, encoded by the coding sequence GTGCTGCGCAATCTGAACATTGCCGTGCCGCGCGGACAAACGCTGGTGGTCATTGGCGAAAGCGGCTGCGGCAAAACGGTGCTGTTGAAAATGCTGATCGGCCTGGGGCAGCCCAGCAAGGGTTCCGTCCTGCTGGAAGACCGGAATTTGGCTCAGCTGAACGATCAGGAAATCGCTCGCCAGCGCACCCGGTACGGATTTTTGTTTCAGGGAGCCGCGCTGTTCGACAGCCTGACGGTCACGCAAAACGTCGCCTTTCCGCTGAAGGAGCACACCGACAAAACCTCGGAACAAATTCAGCACATTGTCATGGAAAAAGTGGCCGAAGTGGGCCTGCCCGCTGAAGCGCTTGACAAACATCCGGCCGAACTGTCCGGCGGCATGCGAAAGCGCGTCGGCCTGGCCCGCGCGTTGGCCCTTAATCCGGAAATCATGCTGTACGACGAGCCGACCACGGGACTGGATCCCATCATGAGCGACGTCATCAACGAACTGATCCTCAACACCCGCAAGTTGCACTCCGTGACCAGCATCGTGGTGACGCACGACATGAACACGGTGCGCAAAGTGGCCGACCGCGTGGTGATGATGTTTCCTTTGGCGAATCTCAAACCGGAGGAACCCCAATTGATTTTCGACGGTCCGCCCGATGCGCTGGAACGCAGCAGTGACAAGCGTGTTTCGCAATTTGTGCGCGGCGAGGCCGGCTCGCGCCTGCGCGAAATGCAAAAAAACTCACACTAA
- a CDS encoding ATP-dependent Clp protease ATP-binding subunit, with protein MYERFTDRARKVMQLANQEAQRFNHEYIGTEHVLLGLIKEGSGVAANVLKNLDIDLRKIRLEVEKLVQSGPDMVTMGKLPQTPRAKKVIEYAMEEARNLNHNYVGTEHILLGLLREQEGVAAQVLMNLGLKLEDVREEVLSLLGHGMESEGGERGGMERGGGGGGGSEPTGKSGKSKTPALDSFGRDLTELARQSKLDPVIGREREIERAIQILCRRTKNNPVLLGEAGVGKTAIVEGLAQRVVDGNVPEIMSDKRIVVLDLAMMVAGTKYRGQFEERIKAVMNEVRRAKNTILFIDELHTLVGAGGAEGAIDASNVLKPALARGEIQCIGATTLDEYRKYIEKDSALARRFQEIIVEPSNKSETIEILKGLRDRYESHHRVQITDDAIEAAVELSSRYVTGRCLPDKAIDVIDEAGARVRLKAMTKPPDLKEIDEEVERLNKEKEEAVANQDFEKAASLRDSADKLKKKKQQITRDWRDKSREADGVVDEEVIAEVVSKMTGIPLTRMTTEDSMRLMKMEEDLHNRVVSQDEAIKSISKAVRRSRSGLKDPKRPTGCFIFAGPTGVGKTLLAKALAAFMFGDEEALVQIDMSEYMEKHNVSRLIGAPPGYVGYEEGGQLTEKIRRRPYAVVLLDEIEKAHPDVFNMLLQVMEEGRLTDSFGRHVDFRNTILIMTTNAGAEAIKNESDFGFRKADSDSSYESMKERVTERIEKVFRPEFLNRLDDLIVFRHLTKDDLKQVIDIELSKVRSRLSERGLKLVLTDAAKEYVIRKGSNLDFGARPLRREIEQRIEDPLSEELLKGEFQGKDTIVVDVKKDDEGKVKHLTFIGSIGEPAELVGAAASTPAESNTGDDDQPEPAGEGP; from the coding sequence ATGTACGAACGCTTCACCGATCGAGCTCGCAAAGTCATGCAGCTGGCCAATCAAGAGGCTCAGCGCTTCAATCACGAATACATCGGCACGGAACACGTGCTGCTGGGCCTGATTAAAGAAGGCAGCGGCGTGGCCGCCAACGTGCTGAAGAATCTGGATATCGACCTGCGCAAAATTCGCCTGGAAGTGGAAAAACTAGTCCAAAGCGGACCCGACATGGTCACCATGGGCAAATTGCCGCAAACTCCGCGGGCGAAAAAAGTCATTGAGTATGCGATGGAGGAAGCGCGCAACCTGAATCACAACTACGTGGGCACGGAGCATATTTTGCTGGGCCTATTGCGGGAACAGGAAGGCGTGGCGGCGCAGGTGCTGATGAACCTGGGTCTGAAATTGGAAGACGTGCGCGAAGAAGTACTCAGCCTGCTGGGCCACGGCATGGAAAGCGAAGGAGGCGAACGGGGCGGGATGGAACGCGGCGGTGGCGGCGGCGGCGGCTCGGAACCGACGGGAAAAAGCGGGAAATCCAAAACGCCGGCGCTGGACAGCTTCGGGCGCGACCTGACCGAACTGGCCCGGCAATCGAAGCTCGATCCGGTCATTGGCCGGGAGCGCGAAATCGAACGGGCCATCCAAATTCTTTGCCGCCGCACTAAAAACAACCCGGTGCTGTTGGGCGAAGCCGGCGTGGGCAAAACGGCCATCGTGGAAGGGCTGGCGCAGCGCGTGGTCGACGGCAACGTGCCGGAAATCATGAGCGATAAACGGATTGTGGTGCTCGACCTGGCGATGATGGTTGCCGGCACCAAGTATCGCGGCCAATTCGAAGAGCGCATTAAAGCGGTGATGAACGAAGTCCGCCGCGCTAAAAACACCATTTTGTTCATCGACGAGTTACATACCCTGGTCGGCGCCGGGGGCGCCGAAGGGGCAATCGACGCCAGCAATGTGCTGAAGCCGGCGCTGGCTCGCGGCGAAATCCAGTGCATTGGCGCGACCACGCTGGATGAATATCGCAAGTACATTGAGAAAGATAGCGCGCTGGCGCGCCGCTTCCAGGAGATTATCGTCGAGCCGTCGAATAAATCCGAAACGATCGAAATCCTCAAAGGCTTGCGCGACCGGTACGAATCGCACCATCGCGTCCAAATTACCGACGACGCCATTGAGGCTGCCGTGGAACTGTCCAGCCGCTATGTCACAGGCCGTTGCCTGCCCGATAAGGCCATCGATGTCATCGACGAAGCCGGCGCCCGGGTGCGGCTGAAAGCCATGACTAAGCCGCCCGATCTGAAGGAAATCGACGAGGAAGTCGAACGGCTGAATAAGGAAAAAGAGGAGGCTGTGGCGAATCAAGATTTTGAAAAGGCGGCTTCGCTGCGCGATTCGGCCGACAAGCTGAAAAAGAAAAAGCAGCAAATCACCCGCGACTGGCGCGACAAATCGCGCGAGGCCGACGGCGTGGTCGACGAAGAGGTGATTGCCGAAGTCGTGTCCAAAATGACCGGCATCCCGCTGACGCGCATGACCACCGAAGACAGCATGCGCTTGATGAAAATGGAAGAAGACCTGCACAACCGTGTGGTCAGCCAGGACGAAGCCATCAAAAGCATTTCTAAGGCCGTGCGTCGCAGCCGCAGCGGACTAAAGGATCCCAAGCGGCCCACCGGGTGCTTTATTTTTGCCGGTCCAACGGGCGTGGGCAAAACGCTGCTGGCCAAAGCGCTGGCCGCGTTCATGTTTGGCGATGAAGAAGCGCTGGTGCAAATCGACATGAGCGAATACATGGAAAAGCATAACGTCAGCCGCCTGATCGGCGCGCCACCCGGCTACGTCGGCTACGAGGAAGGGGGCCAACTGACGGAAAAAATTCGCCGCCGACCGTATGCGGTCGTGCTGCTCGATGAAATCGAAAAGGCGCATCCCGACGTTTTCAACATGCTGTTGCAGGTCATGGAAGAAGGGCGTTTGACCGACAGCTTTGGTCGGCACGTCGACTTCCGTAACACCATTTTGATTATGACCACCAACGCCGGCGCCGAAGCCATTAAGAATGAATCCGATTTTGGCTTCCGCAAAGCCGACAGCGACAGCTCCTACGAAAGCATGAAGGAGCGCGTCACGGAGCGCATTGAAAAAGTGTTCCGGCCCGAATTCCTGAACCGACTGGACGATTTGATCGTGTTCCGTCATCTCACGAAGGACGATTTGAAGCAGGTGATCGACATCGAGCTGTCGAAAGTCCGTTCGCGGCTTTCGGAACGGGGCCTGAAATTGGTTCTGACCGATGCCGCCAAGGAATATGTGATACGCAAGGGATCGAATCTCGATTTTGGCGCTCGACCGCTGCGCCGCGAAATCGAGCAGCGCATCGAAGACCCGCTCTCCGAGGAGCTGCTTAAGGGCGAATTCCAAGGCAAAGACACCATCGTGGTCGACGTAAAGAAAGACGACGAGGGCAAGGTCAAGCATCTGACATTCATCGGCAGCATCGGCGAACCGGCGGAATTGGTCGGCGCCGCAGCTTCCACACCCGCGGAGTCGAATACCGGCGACGACGATCAGCCCGAGCCAGCCGGGGAAGGTCCGTAA